One window from the genome of Paramormyrops kingsleyae isolate MSU_618 chromosome 3, PKINGS_0.4, whole genome shotgun sequence encodes:
- the rasgrp3 gene encoding ras guanyl-releasing protein 3 isoform X1: MGSSLLGKAAYLGQLLEACIHAFDDSGDLRGCQLPRVMLLMHRWYVTSTELAGKLLAMYRNCQGDDSQRTRLKICYLMRYWTVEFPAEFNLDLGLIQLTEEFRDVAAQLGYEEHIKLIDISTIPSYDWMRKLTQRKKQPKKGKASLLFDHLEPMELAEHLTFLEYKSFRRISFTDYQSYVIHGCLVDNPTLERSIALFNGVSQWVQLMVLSKLTPHHRAEVITKFIHVAQKLLYLQNFNTLMAVVGGLSHSSISRLKETLLHLAPEVTKIWNEMTELVSSNGNYSAYRKAFTDCECFKIPILGVHLKDLIAVHVVFPDWVDDGKVNIVKMQQLYLTFNELVSLQKMASQVEPNMDLIYLLALSLDLYYTEDEIYELSLLREPRNPKSLPTSPTTPNKPMAPLDWASGVHTKPNPSVVNKHIRKVVDSVFRNYDHDHDGYISQEDFESITANFPFLDSFCVLDKDQDGLISKDEMMAYFLRANSQLQSKMGPLFIHNFQEMTYLKPTFCEHCAGFLWGIIKQGYKCKDCGVNCHKQCRELLVLACRKLPHASSLVSVAPSTAVHSSLPSSPTLPACADEDEVFEFPKVAPGSPTLEAQSITLMTGSAQKISVRLQRATTSQATQTEPLWSEHAWAPVDGGSHTFPKMRYRLHSKNSKEKGFARWENEAPRRSRDCQDSQEQMEKPGEPLNQGVCPEDS, from the exons ATGGGATCATCCCTGCTGGGGAAGGCTGCCTATCTGGGCCAGCTCTTGGAGGCCTGCATTCATGCCTTTG ATGACAGCGGTGACCTGCGGGGTTGTCAGCTACCCCGGGTCATGTTGCTGATGCACCGTTGGTACGTCACATCCACTGAGCTGGCCGGGAAACTGCTCGCAAT GTACCGCAACTGCCAAGGAGATGACAGCCAGAGGACCAGACTGAAGATCTGCTATCTAATGAG GTACTGGACGGTGGAATTCCCAGCAGAATTCAACCTGGACCTGGGCCTCATCCAGCTGACGGAGGAGTTCCGAGATGTAGCGGCCCAGCTGGGTTATGAGGAGCACATCAAGCTCATTGACATCTCCACCAT TCCGTCTTATGACTGGATGAGAAAACTGACCCAGAGGAAGAAGCAGCCGAAGAAGGGCAAGGCGTCACTTCTGTTTGACCACCTGGAGCCCATGGAGCTAGCAGAGCACCTGACCTTCCTAGAGTACAAGTCATTTCGCAGAATTTCG TTCACAGACTACCAAAGCTACGTGATACACGGATGCCTGGTAGACAATCCCACCTTGGAGCGTTCCATCGCCCTCTTCAATGGTGTCTCCCAGTGGGTGCAACTGATGGTCCTAAGCAAGCTGACTCCACACCATCGCGCTGAGGTCATCACCAAGTTCATCCACGTGGCCCAG AAACTACTCTACCTGCAGAACTTCAACACCTTGAtggcggtggtgggggggctcagCCACAGCTCCATCTCGCGCCTCAAGGAGACGCTCCTGCACCTGGCGCCCGAGGTCACAAAG ATCTGGAACGAGATGACAGAGCTGGTCTCCTCCAATGGCAACTATAGCGCCTACCGCAAGGCCTTCACTGACTGTGAGTGCTTCAAGATCCCGATCCTGGGAGTGCACCTGAAGGACCTGATCGCCGTCCATGTGGTCTTCCCTGACTGGGTGGATGACGGCAAGGTGAACATTGTGAAGATGCAGCAGCTCTACTTGACCTTCAATGAGCTGGTGTCCCTGCAGAAAATGGCATCACAGGTGGAGCCCAACATGGACCTTATCTACCTGCTGGCA CTCTCTCTAGATTTGTATTACACAGAAGATGAGATTTATGAGCTCTCATTACTGAGGGAACCCCGGAACCCAAAGTCTCTG CCCACCTCTCCCACCACGCCCAATAAGCCGATGGCCCCGCTGGACTGGGCCTCAGGGGTGCACACAAAACCCAACCCTTCCGTCGTGAACAAGCACATCAGGAAAGTGGTGGAT TCTGTGTTCAGGAATTATGACCATGACCATGACGGCTACATCTCTCAGGAGGACTTTGAAAGCATCACTGCAAACTTCCCCTTCCTGGACTCCTTCTGTGTCCTGGACAAGGACCA GGACGGACTTATCAGCAAGGATGAAATGATGGCCTACTTCCTCAGAGCGAACTCCCAGCTGCAGTCGAAAATGGGCCCTTTGTTTATCCACAACTTTCAGGAGATGACATACCTGAAGCCTACCTTCTGCGAGCACTGTGCCGGCTTT TTATGGGGCATCATCAAGCAGGGATATAAGTGTAAAG ATTGTGGAGTGAACTGTCACAAGCAGTGCCGAGAGCTGCTGGTCCTAGCCTGCAGGAAGCTTCCGCATGCCTCCTCCCTGGTTAGCGTGGCACCCAGCACCGCCGTTCACAGCTCACTGCCCAGCAGCCCCACCCTGCCCGCATGTGCAG ATGAAGACGAAGTGTTTGAGTTCCCCAAAGTGGCACCAGGAAGCCCTACCCTGGAGGCCCAGTCCATCACTTTGATGACTGGCTCTGCCCAGAAGATCTCAGTACGGCTGCAACGGGCTACCACCAGCCAGGCCACACAGACGGAACCCCTGTGGTCCGAGCATGCCTGGGCTCCTGTCGATGGGGGTTCACACACATTTCCCAAGATGAGGTACCGACTGCACAGCAAGAATTCCAAGGAAAAGGGCTTTGCCCGCTGGGAAAATGAGGCCCCGAGACGATCCCGAGACTGCCAGGACTCCCAGGAACAGATGGAGAAGCCTGGGGAGCCATTGAACCAGGGGGTGTGCCCTGAG
- the rasgrp3 gene encoding ras guanyl-releasing protein 3 isoform X2 has product MGSSLLGKAAYLGQLLEACIHAFDDSGDLRGCQLPRVMLLMHRWYVTSTELAGKLLAMYRNCQGDDSQRTRLKICYLMRYWTVEFPAEFNLDLGLIQLTEEFRDVAAQLGYEEHIKLIDISTIPSYDWMRKLTQRKKQPKKGKASLLFDHLEPMELAEHLTFLEYKSFRRISFTDYQSYVIHGCLVDNPTLERSIALFNGVSQWVQLMVLSKLTPHHRAEVITKFIHVAQKLLYLQNFNTLMAVVGGLSHSSISRLKETLLHLAPEVTKIWNEMTELVSSNGNYSAYRKAFTDCECFKIPILGVHLKDLIAVHVVFPDWVDDGKVNIVKMQQLYLTFNELVSLQKMASQVEPNMDLIYLLALSLDLYYTEDEIYELSLLREPRNPKSLPTSPTTPNKPMAPLDWASGVHTKPNPSVVNKHIRKVVDSVFRNYDHDHDGYISQEDFESITANFPFLDSFCVLDKDQDGLISKDEMMAYFLRANSQLQSKMGPLFIHNFQEMTYLKPTFCEHCAGFLWGIIKQGYKCKDCGVNCHKQCRELLVLACRKLPHASSLMKTKCLSSPKWHQEALPWRPSPSL; this is encoded by the exons ATGGGATCATCCCTGCTGGGGAAGGCTGCCTATCTGGGCCAGCTCTTGGAGGCCTGCATTCATGCCTTTG ATGACAGCGGTGACCTGCGGGGTTGTCAGCTACCCCGGGTCATGTTGCTGATGCACCGTTGGTACGTCACATCCACTGAGCTGGCCGGGAAACTGCTCGCAAT GTACCGCAACTGCCAAGGAGATGACAGCCAGAGGACCAGACTGAAGATCTGCTATCTAATGAG GTACTGGACGGTGGAATTCCCAGCAGAATTCAACCTGGACCTGGGCCTCATCCAGCTGACGGAGGAGTTCCGAGATGTAGCGGCCCAGCTGGGTTATGAGGAGCACATCAAGCTCATTGACATCTCCACCAT TCCGTCTTATGACTGGATGAGAAAACTGACCCAGAGGAAGAAGCAGCCGAAGAAGGGCAAGGCGTCACTTCTGTTTGACCACCTGGAGCCCATGGAGCTAGCAGAGCACCTGACCTTCCTAGAGTACAAGTCATTTCGCAGAATTTCG TTCACAGACTACCAAAGCTACGTGATACACGGATGCCTGGTAGACAATCCCACCTTGGAGCGTTCCATCGCCCTCTTCAATGGTGTCTCCCAGTGGGTGCAACTGATGGTCCTAAGCAAGCTGACTCCACACCATCGCGCTGAGGTCATCACCAAGTTCATCCACGTGGCCCAG AAACTACTCTACCTGCAGAACTTCAACACCTTGAtggcggtggtgggggggctcagCCACAGCTCCATCTCGCGCCTCAAGGAGACGCTCCTGCACCTGGCGCCCGAGGTCACAAAG ATCTGGAACGAGATGACAGAGCTGGTCTCCTCCAATGGCAACTATAGCGCCTACCGCAAGGCCTTCACTGACTGTGAGTGCTTCAAGATCCCGATCCTGGGAGTGCACCTGAAGGACCTGATCGCCGTCCATGTGGTCTTCCCTGACTGGGTGGATGACGGCAAGGTGAACATTGTGAAGATGCAGCAGCTCTACTTGACCTTCAATGAGCTGGTGTCCCTGCAGAAAATGGCATCACAGGTGGAGCCCAACATGGACCTTATCTACCTGCTGGCA CTCTCTCTAGATTTGTATTACACAGAAGATGAGATTTATGAGCTCTCATTACTGAGGGAACCCCGGAACCCAAAGTCTCTG CCCACCTCTCCCACCACGCCCAATAAGCCGATGGCCCCGCTGGACTGGGCCTCAGGGGTGCACACAAAACCCAACCCTTCCGTCGTGAACAAGCACATCAGGAAAGTGGTGGAT TCTGTGTTCAGGAATTATGACCATGACCATGACGGCTACATCTCTCAGGAGGACTTTGAAAGCATCACTGCAAACTTCCCCTTCCTGGACTCCTTCTGTGTCCTGGACAAGGACCA GGACGGACTTATCAGCAAGGATGAAATGATGGCCTACTTCCTCAGAGCGAACTCCCAGCTGCAGTCGAAAATGGGCCCTTTGTTTATCCACAACTTTCAGGAGATGACATACCTGAAGCCTACCTTCTGCGAGCACTGTGCCGGCTTT TTATGGGGCATCATCAAGCAGGGATATAAGTGTAAAG ATTGTGGAGTGAACTGTCACAAGCAGTGCCGAGAGCTGCTGGTCCTAGCCTGCAGGAAGCTTCCGCATGCCTCCTCCCTG ATGAAGACGAAGTGTTTGAGTTCCCCAAAGTGGCACCAGGAAGCCCTACCCTGGAGGCCCAGTCCATCACTTTGA